The Megachile rotundata isolate GNS110a chromosome 4, iyMegRotu1, whole genome shotgun sequence region ACTATTACGTCAAAAATTTTATCCGTTTacgttcatttataaattttatggatTGTTTGTTTCACTTTCTTGtagtttacaatatttttcatagaaaaaatttaatgttGCAGTTTAGTAGTTATATGCTATGCATAAATTGAAGATGTAACATGtgtacaatttaagaatttgctaaAGTAAGTTTTAGATATTATATGTCAATGTAGCTTTCtagaataaatgtattatttattaaaataaaggtATAATAGTAGAAAATGAAGGtgacattaataattttgttatagacAGTAATCAGACGTGTCATGGGCTGTGTCTGCTATCTTACTTTTGATGATAAAAGCATATAGATACAAAAAATATGTATGCTATTGAAGCCATTTATAGACCTTAGATGAATATATGAGAATCATCTAACATTTAAGAATTAGCACTGAATATAAATGAattgattttgttattatttgattattgtgtaataatatgattattatatCTTATATTTTTACAGTTTGTAGGTCAAGTTAGTTACATATTGcattttgtataacattttaGATACTAAAAGAATAAGATATgaaacatgaaatttttatttctttcagacAAATCTTCCAGTTTTTAAAGTGAAAGATTCCACTGTAAGAAGAAGATACAGTGATTTTGAATGGTTGAGAAATGAATTAGAAAGAGATAGTAAGGTTAGTTGATAAATTACTTGGAGAACATGGAAAGAATTCTTAGTTATCCAATGAAACtgaagtattaaataatttttattataaatgtactaACTCACCTTGTTTATTTAATGTCTAAATTGTTTATTATGAACATATAGATTGTAGTGCCTCCACTACCAGGAAAAGCTTGGAAACGTCAAATGCCTTTTCGAGGAGATGATGGTATTTTTGAAGAAGATTTTATTGAAGATCGAAGAAAAGGTTTAGAAGCTTTTGTTAACAAGTAAGTGTATGAAGAGAATGTATAAACAATataaagtaatttattaaaatatcaaaatctattAAATTGTGAAACATACAGTAagttattaaaacaaaattatgcaTGATGTTTTAGAATAGCAGGACACCCATTAGCACAGAATGAACGATGTTTACATATGTTTCTGCAAGAACCTGTAATAAACAAGAACTACGTACCTGGAAAAATACGTAATACATAAGTTATAATAAGACTTATTGCAAGTATATTTTCCTCCCCACCTTTAATATGTGAAGTTACttttgattattttaaaaatttatgctaAATTTTGTTAAGATCCTTCTGTATTTATGCAATATTTAATCGAGCTTCTCGTGCTGTGAtgttaaattagaatatttgtttTTGGAAGTTCTTGTGTTTAAAACACATGGTAAAATATTCAGAAGGATCTTTTACGTATCATTATCAttgaaaaaatatgaataaaatctttacttttcattttattttttgcaaTAATACTATTGGCATTCTATGGCAAgatttataatttgatatttatcatttccagaaattgaaaagtaaagTTGTATACAAAAATCTAATTAATAcaataagtatataaaattcataaatttcacaatatggcttaaaaataaaatatcaaaataaaagttATTCATTTACAAGTTGTTCAGTAGAAATAGTATTAACacttttacttttttaaaacaGTTCAGGTCATTTTCTTTGTACACATTgtagatttttatatatatattacagaaatattttagcactgaaaatatttaaaatgaaaagaaataaatgtagTATTTTACTAAATCGATTTCTACTGGACAGCTTGTAAGTAGTGTATAAATTATAGTTTGTAAACTGTGCTATTACAAGCTAAGTGGATAAGATAAATTGAATTAGAAATGGAGGTGAaatcttttaaaaattgtttataatttgatattctttacataaagaaatgttaaaaatctAATCTAAACTTTTTTGAACTTATATCTTTGTTTACTgatgataaaatatatatatcacCAACACGTTTTGAATCTCCTCGTTACACTTCTCGGTTTACTATGAGAACAGAATACAGAAATACTATCATTACTGTACTGAAATCAACAGTAAAATCAAtgttttcagtttttaatttatgttgGGCGTAACACTTCTTGAACGTGTATAGTTATCAAAGGGACTATGTACAGGGCATAGATTAAACTATTTTACAGTTTTTCATTTAAGTTATAGTTTATATTGCAAGTTTCATTCTAATGTACATATTACGTGCGCGTGCATGCGCACCCATTTACACCAATATATAAACAAAAGTATTGTAcatcattataaataataagaCACATAAGACAAATTGAGACTGTAACTTACATAACTACTTTAAAGCTTCAAATAAGTAGGAAAACAGTTTCTACCTTAATCGAAAGATGTGTAAGGAACTTAATTAATAAACAAAGGAGGCAGCATTGCTAGTTTAGAATACACTATGTTGAATAACTTTCACACAAAAATTCACGTTATTCTTTTAAAAACTTCTacaaatatttcatgaaattacCACTCTTACTTATGCTACAttctttttatatacatatcttTGAGTAATGGATACTGAACATACTCCTTTACTGTATCTCTCTTCTTTGAAATAAAGTACATAGTTGTAACCATCTAATTTCCAACCTTGAACTTGTAATATATAAACAAGTGCATTGCTAATACTGCATTTTATGCTACCTTTTTTCTGTTTAAAAGATCCAACTATATAATCGTTTGTTTATAAGTATACGTCTTGTTTAGTTTTAATGAACTTCTTATTTTTAAAGTACGTTTCTATGTATTTGCTCACACAGTCTTGCTctgaaaaacaaaaatataaaatatgttagatacaaagttttatttttatttgtcaagTATTTTACGAAATACTAACCAGGAAATGTATTTTCAATAATAAGCATATCAGCTATATGCTTTGCAACTACTTTAAAAAGTTGTCTGTCTttgattcttctttttttatagaATGGCATTAAATGTTTTACAATCCATGGTGCTATTCTTTCTTTACATGCAGTTAAATGTTCTTCTATACAAATTGGCGAATCTGGCATCATCTCCTCGTCATCAGATTCTCCAaacaattcaataaatttttgttttacacGACCATGTCTTCTATAATTTTTCAGAGATAACTCTGTCATTTTCGCCTTTAACTTTGATACTTGGTAAACACGTTCAACGAACCAAATACTGCTTAGTCTACGTTTTTGTTTACTTTCTTTAGTTTCACTTTCTACTGGTAATGATTTATTAGATTCTCTAGCTTTCATTTCTTTATAGTAACTAAAACTATATTTTCCTTTACTTATATCTGGTGCTTTTacattattactttttataggATTGCTCTTTACATTGCTATTATTTTCAGGTATACTACTAGATTGATTGGAGTCTTGTGGAAGAAGAAAGTTAATTTCTTTACTCACACTTGCTCTAGTAACACCAGAGTGTTTCTCAATCAGTGTCATAAGATCACTACTATCATCACTGTCACAAAACATGTCTTCCATGTGTTGCAAAAGTGAATCTTGTGAATTTTCTTCATCATTCTGAACATTAGATTGATTTATGATTTGAGTATTAGAACTGTCTTGTATAAAACTGCCTTCTTTCATTATGCTATCTTCTTTCATTATGCTATCTTCTTTCATTGTGTCTTCATCAAATATCATTTCATTATTGATTTCATTGCTTGATTCATTACTAGGTTCTGTGTCATGGAAATAAGTGGAATTTACAGTAGGTGAAGCAGCACCATTACAAACAGTCAACTGTGAAAATATGTccgaattttcattttcaatcttTACATCATCTTCTTCATTAGCCTGTGGTGTTTGTTTTGTAGAAAGTAATTCTTCAGAATTAGATGTAATGCAAATGCTTTGAATATTATCAAGTTTTTCTAACTCCACCCATGAATTAGTTGTTTGAATTCCAACATCCACTTTGGTGGGTGGGgtttctaaaaatattattaactttttatAGGTTTTTTTCTGTGATGTATGTGATTTTACAtctgaaatctgaaaatatcttaatttcaattattaattaacttaccagttacaaatatttcaataaataggCTTACCAGTTTTAACATGTTTTGTCTATATAATGTTGCTTCTAGAGATGATCGAACTGCAAGTAATTCCATTtgatttgcacatttttttaaCTGATCACACGGAATATCTTCATTCTTATCTTTATAACAAAGAATGTAATTAGTCAGCAGGCATTTGTGAAGATATGAAAAATACACAGCACGAACCTGTAATGCAATTAATATACTGATGTTTAAACTGTCAGAAATGAATTAAAAGCAAACTTTTGATTAAACAACTAAACACATATAAAACTTAATGTTTGAAAGAGTATTCTATCATGTATAGAAAACCTGCCGTAGTGGTCAGTCGAAGAAATTCATCATTTTGATCAGTAGGTATATGAAATTTGTTGGCTGAAAGTGAAGGTAATGATATTGATAGGAGATTGTTGATGTCTTCAAGACTAATGTTATCATCATCAGTATTTCCGATGTCGAATTCTTCTCGCTCTTGTTTCATTGTACAGGGAAAGGATGTATCCATTTGTTCCATTGatgaatcattaaaattttattcaattattttaaaattattgcgTCCAAGTCTTGTAAATATTCACCGTGAGGTAATGTCATGTTCAACGTTATATAGAACGTAAACTTATGattctataaaataaatataacgagTATTAAAACATGCATTAATATTTGTATACGCAAAAAGCAGTTTcatataattaagtaaaagtagTAAACACGCTACTGTTgtgtatttatatttaactaCAAAATTCCGACTTGTTAGTAACTAACTTCATACATGTCGGAACTTCAAATTATCGAATAAATGAAGCGAGTTATTACACAATTAAAAGATTGATTTGAACAATATTAGTGAATATAAGAtctaaaataattcaaaaatttaaaaaacaatacGAATTCAaaggaattttattaatattatgctATAAATTGGTTGAATGATTGACTGAAGTGCGATGCATCGGTATTTGTATGAAATAGACATTGGCGTAGCTAGGTAAGGATTGAGTGATCCTGGGTCTCTACATATGAAACTAAGTACATATGCTTATATAGgatgtgaaaaattaaaaaatttgtatggttataaattttaaattcttaaattttcaaatactgcTTTCATACTTCTTAATAATGATGCGAAATCTCATTGCTCTAGACAAAAATCATAGCTACGCCAATGGGAACAAATCAATTATCCACTATTTTTTTACTCATGTGCATGATGCATTAAACTCCCCTTACCATTTTCATGCTACATCCTGTAGTAATATCTACTTTTACGACCAGGGAAAGGAAATCTTATacgtttaattattaaaaataaaaatatatatgaattTCGTTTATTATAATAGATTTACACTTTACagacaattatgcaattatcaaagttataatatttatagatgcttttaaaagaa contains the following coding sequences:
- the LOC100883929 gene encoding uncharacterized protein LOC100883929 → MEQMDTSFPCTMKQEREEFDIGNTDDDNISLEDINNLLSISLPSLSANKFHIPTDQNDEFLRLTTTVRAVYFSYLHKCLLTNYILCYKDKNEDIPCDQLKKCANQMELLAVRSSLEATLYRQNMLKLISDVKSHTSQKKTYKKLIIFLETPPTKVDVGIQTTNSWVELEKLDNIQSICITSNSEELLSTKQTPQANEEDDVKIENENSDIFSQLTVCNGAASPTVNSTYFHDTEPSNESSNEINNEMIFDEDTMKEDSIMKEDSIMKEGSFIQDSSNTQIINQSNVQNDEENSQDSLLQHMEDMFCDSDDSSDLMTLIEKHSGVTRASVSKEINFLLPQDSNQSSSIPENNSNVKSNPIKSNNVKAPDISKGKYSFSYYKEMKARESNKSLPVESETKESKQKRRLSSIWFVERVYQVSKLKAKMTELSLKNYRRHGRVKQKFIELFGESDDEEMMPDSPICIEEHLTACKERIAPWIVKHLMPFYKKRRIKDRQLFKVVAKHIADMLIIENTFPEQDCVSKYIETYFKNKKFIKTKQDVYL
- the Snx3 gene encoding sorting nexin 3, with translation MADTTVDATRRLNVKKQTLDDAYAAPANFLEIDVINPVTHGIGKKRYTDYEVRMRTNLPVFKVKDSTVRRRYSDFEWLRNELERDSKIVVPPLPGKAWKRQMPFRGDDGIFEEDFIEDRRKGLEAFVNKIAGHPLAQNERCLHMFLQEPVINKNYVPGKIRNT